A region of Micromonospora sp. WMMD882 DNA encodes the following proteins:
- a CDS encoding AfsR/SARP family transcriptional regulator: MEYRILGSTEVTEGGRSLAVGGPKPRRALAALLLEAGRVVPVESLVDAVWGDEPPRSAVNALQTYVSRLRRVLGAGTLCRHRAGYRLTADPDLIDARRFERLLAAGRAALAGGDPRVGHRRVEEALGLWRGPALLDVGDAPFAQAEIARLTELRLVAAETRVEARLALGDVSGSVAAARALVADQPLRERGVAHLMLALHRDGRTGEALTTYHDVRRLLVDEFGLDPGDGLAELAQAILRQDPGLRAAPSPAPHAVGPRTARHRE, encoded by the coding sequence GTGGAGTACCGGATCCTGGGGTCGACCGAGGTCACCGAGGGCGGTCGGAGTCTCGCGGTGGGTGGACCCAAGCCGCGACGGGCGCTCGCCGCGCTGCTGCTGGAGGCGGGCCGGGTCGTCCCGGTGGAGAGCCTGGTCGACGCGGTGTGGGGTGACGAGCCGCCACGGAGCGCGGTGAACGCGCTCCAGACGTACGTGTCCCGGCTGCGCCGGGTGCTCGGCGCGGGCACGCTGTGCCGGCACCGGGCCGGTTACCGGCTCACCGCCGACCCGGACCTGATCGACGCGCGCCGCTTCGAGCGGCTCCTCGCGGCGGGACGGGCGGCGCTGGCCGGCGGTGATCCCCGCGTCGGGCACCGACGCGTCGAGGAGGCGCTCGGGCTGTGGCGCGGGCCGGCCCTGCTGGACGTGGGCGACGCCCCGTTCGCCCAGGCCGAGATCGCCCGCCTCACCGAGCTGCGGCTGGTCGCGGCCGAGACCCGGGTCGAGGCGCGGCTCGCGCTCGGTGACGTCAGCGGCAGCGTCGCCGCCGCCCGCGCGCTCGTCGCCGACCAGCCGCTACGCGAACGCGGCGTGGCGCACCTGATGCTCGCCCTGCACCGGGACGGCCGTACGGGCGAGGCGCTGACCACGTACCACGACGTCCGGCGGCTCCTGGTTGACGAGTTCGGCCTCGATCCGGGGGACGGTCTGGCGGAGTTGGCCCAGGCGATCCTGCGGCAGGACCCGGGCCTGCGCGCCGCGCCGTCCCCGGCGCCGCACGCCGTCGGGCCGAGGACGGCCCGCCACCGGGAGTAA
- a CDS encoding response regulator transcription factor: MAAGGSPLEPGRARGPRRDPVDRHLAVVPSAGGTADPAIRVAVLDDQPVFRLGLTAVLDALPDLGVVAAADDVDGVVAVVARHRPDVVVLDLTGGGAVVAAAVRAVLARLPGVGVLVVSGRDDPESVVVALRAGARGYLHKGAGPAELERAVRAVAHGEVLLASRVAARAVERLCAGRVDAPPPFPELTGRERQVLDLVAQGLGNVLVARRLSVSPKTVRNHLSNVLHKLQATDRGQAIRLARRAGLGRL; encoded by the coding sequence ATGGCCGCAGGCGGGTCGCCGCTGGAGCCGGGCCGGGCCCGTGGCCCGCGCCGTGACCCGGTCGACCGGCACCTCGCCGTCGTGCCGTCGGCCGGCGGTACGGCGGATCCGGCGATCCGGGTGGCCGTGCTGGACGACCAGCCGGTGTTCCGGCTGGGGCTGACGGCCGTGCTGGACGCGCTGCCCGACCTGGGCGTGGTGGCCGCCGCCGACGACGTCGACGGCGTGGTGGCCGTGGTGGCCCGGCACCGGCCGGACGTGGTCGTCCTCGACCTGACGGGCGGGGGCGCCGTGGTCGCGGCGGCCGTCCGTGCGGTCCTGGCCCGCCTTCCCGGTGTGGGCGTGCTGGTGGTGAGTGGGCGCGACGACCCGGAGTCGGTCGTGGTGGCGCTGCGGGCCGGGGCCCGCGGCTACCTGCACAAGGGGGCCGGGCCGGCCGAGTTGGAGCGGGCGGTGCGGGCGGTGGCCCACGGCGAGGTGCTGTTGGCGTCGCGGGTCGCCGCCCGGGCGGTGGAGCGGCTCTGCGCCGGACGCGTCGACGCGCCCCCGCCGTTTCCGGAGCTGACCGGTCGGGAGCGGCAGGTGCTCGACCTGGTCGCCCAGGGGCTGGGCAACGTGCTGGTCGCCCGGCGGCTGTCGGTGAGCCCGAAGACGGTCCGCAACCATCTCTCCAATGTGCTGCACAAGCTCCAGGCCACCGACCGGGGCCAGGCGATCCGGCTGGCCCGCCGGGCCGGGCTGGGCCGGCTCTGA
- the ppdK gene encoding pyruvate, phosphate dikinase, with protein MAVQETVGHKYVYDFAEGNRDLKELLGGKGANLAEMTNLGLPVPPGFTVTTEACQAYLATGREPDGLADQMAVHLTALERQMGRRLGDPDDPLLVSVRSGAKFSMPGMMETVLNVGLNDRSVVGLSAQAGGNDRFAWDSYRRLIQMFGKTVCEVPGEEFEHALDEAKRARDTTDDLDLTADDLRALVDTYKKVFRAHTGRDFPQEPREQLDLAVRAVFESWNAERAVLYRRQERIPADLGTAVNVVAMVFGNLGPDSGTGVAFTRDPASGAQGVYGDYLANAQGEDVVAGIRNTVPLQELERIDKASYDELLDIMARLERHYRDLCDIEFTIERGKLWMLQTRVGKRTAAAAFVIAGQLVDEGLIDLDEATHRVTGAQLAQLMFPRFQLDHDFAPVAQGVGASPGAASGKVVFTTARAVELAGAGEKVVLVRRETNPDDLPGMIAAQGILTSRGGKTSHAAVVARGMGKTCVSGADEIDVNVPARRFTVGGHTVVEGDVVSVDGTTGRVYLGEVPVTPSEVVQYFEGTLDPATTDDALVRAVHRIMTHADGRRRLAVRTNADTGADAARARRFGAEGIGLCRTEHMFLGDRRELVERLILARADDEREAALAALLPLQRADFVDIFREMDGLPVTVRLIDPPLHEFLPPLEQLAVNVAVAQERGEDVAQEEALLAAVRRMHEENPMLGLRGVRLGLVIPGLFAMQVRAITEAAVECAGRGVTARPEIMVPLVGAVQELETVRAEAEKIIAEVVRDAGIEVLIGTMIEVPRAALTAGQIAEAAQFFSFGTNDLTQMAWGFSRDDVEGAFFWRYLELGIFGISPFESIDRDGVGRLVRIAAEEGRAARPDLKLGVCGEHGGDPESVRFFHAVGLDYVSCSPFRVPVARLEAARAVVETDGSDSR; from the coding sequence GTGGCTGTGCAGGAGACGGTGGGACACAAGTACGTCTACGACTTCGCCGAGGGCAACCGGGACCTCAAGGAGCTGCTTGGCGGCAAGGGGGCGAACCTGGCGGAGATGACCAACCTGGGTCTGCCGGTGCCGCCGGGCTTCACCGTCACCACCGAGGCGTGCCAGGCGTACCTGGCCACCGGGCGGGAGCCGGACGGCCTCGCCGACCAGATGGCCGTCCACCTGACCGCCCTGGAGCGGCAGATGGGCCGGCGGCTCGGCGACCCGGACGACCCGCTGCTGGTCTCCGTCCGCTCCGGGGCGAAGTTCTCCATGCCCGGGATGATGGAGACGGTGCTCAACGTCGGTCTCAACGACCGCAGCGTGGTGGGGCTCTCCGCGCAGGCCGGCGGGAACGACAGGTTCGCCTGGGACTCGTACCGGCGGCTGATCCAGATGTTCGGCAAGACCGTGTGCGAGGTGCCGGGCGAGGAGTTCGAGCACGCCCTCGACGAGGCCAAACGCGCCAGGGACACCACCGACGACCTGGACCTGACCGCCGACGACCTGCGGGCGCTCGTCGACACGTACAAGAAGGTGTTCCGCGCGCACACCGGCCGGGACTTCCCGCAGGAGCCCCGCGAGCAGCTCGACCTGGCCGTCCGGGCGGTGTTCGAGTCCTGGAACGCCGAGCGGGCGGTGCTCTACCGGCGGCAGGAACGCATCCCCGCCGACCTCGGTACCGCGGTCAACGTGGTCGCGATGGTCTTCGGCAACCTCGGCCCGGACTCGGGCACCGGGGTCGCCTTCACCCGTGACCCGGCCAGCGGCGCGCAGGGCGTCTACGGCGACTACCTGGCCAACGCCCAGGGCGAGGACGTGGTCGCCGGCATCCGCAACACCGTCCCGTTGCAGGAGCTGGAACGGATCGACAAAGCGTCGTACGACGAGCTGCTCGACATCATGGCCCGGCTGGAGCGGCACTACCGTGACCTGTGCGACATCGAGTTCACCATCGAGCGCGGCAAGCTGTGGATGCTGCAGACCCGGGTGGGCAAGCGCACCGCCGCGGCGGCCTTCGTCATCGCCGGTCAGCTCGTCGACGAGGGGCTGATCGACCTGGACGAGGCGACGCACCGGGTCACCGGCGCGCAACTGGCCCAGCTCATGTTCCCCCGGTTCCAGCTCGACCACGACTTCGCGCCGGTGGCGCAGGGGGTCGGCGCGTCCCCCGGCGCGGCCTCCGGGAAGGTGGTCTTCACCACCGCCCGGGCGGTGGAACTGGCCGGCGCGGGGGAGAAGGTCGTCCTGGTCCGGCGGGAGACCAACCCGGACGACCTGCCGGGCATGATCGCCGCCCAGGGCATCCTCACCTCGCGCGGCGGCAAGACCAGCCACGCGGCGGTGGTCGCCCGGGGCATGGGAAAGACCTGCGTCTCCGGCGCGGACGAGATCGACGTGAACGTCCCGGCACGGCGGTTCACCGTGGGCGGACACACCGTCGTCGAGGGCGACGTGGTGTCGGTCGACGGCACCACCGGCAGGGTCTACCTCGGCGAGGTGCCGGTGACGCCGTCGGAGGTGGTGCAGTACTTCGAGGGCACGCTCGACCCGGCCACCACCGACGACGCGCTGGTACGGGCCGTGCACCGGATCATGACGCACGCCGACGGGCGGCGGCGGCTGGCGGTGCGGACCAACGCCGACACCGGCGCGGACGCCGCCCGGGCCCGGCGTTTCGGCGCGGAGGGCATCGGGTTGTGCCGCACCGAGCACATGTTCCTCGGCGACCGCCGGGAGCTGGTCGAGCGGCTGATCCTGGCGCGCGCCGACGACGAGCGGGAGGCCGCCCTCGCCGCCCTGCTGCCGTTGCAGCGGGCCGACTTCGTGGACATCTTCCGGGAGATGGACGGGCTGCCGGTCACCGTCCGGCTGATCGACCCGCCGTTGCACGAGTTCCTTCCCCCGCTGGAGCAGCTCGCGGTGAACGTCGCCGTCGCCCAGGAACGCGGCGAGGACGTGGCCCAGGAGGAGGCGCTGCTGGCCGCCGTCCGGCGGATGCACGAGGAGAACCCGATGCTCGGCCTGCGGGGCGTGCGCCTCGGGCTGGTGATCCCCGGCCTGTTCGCGATGCAGGTCCGGGCGATCACCGAGGCGGCCGTCGAGTGCGCCGGCCGCGGCGTCACCGCCCGACCGGAGATCATGGTCCCGCTGGTCGGCGCGGTCCAGGAGCTGGAGACGGTACGCGCCGAAGCCGAGAAGATCATCGCCGAGGTGGTCCGGGACGCCGGAATCGAGGTGCTGATCGGCACCATGATCGAGGTGCCCCGGGCCGCCCTGACCGCCGGCCAGATCGCCGAGGCGGCGCAGTTCTTCTCGTTCGGCACCAACGACCTGACCCAGATGGCCTGGGGTTTCTCCCGGGACGACGTGGAGGGGGCGTTCTTCTGGCGCTACCTGGAGCTGGGCATCTTCGGCATCTCGCCGTTCGAGTCGATCGACCGGGACGGGGTGGGCCGACTGGTGCGCATCGCCGCAGAGGAGGGCCGGGCCGCCCGGCCGGACCTCAAGCTCGGCGTCTGCGGCGAGCACGGCGGCGACCCGGAGTCGGTGCGCTTCTTCCACGCCGTCGGGCTGGACTACGTCTCCTGTTCGCCGTTCCGGGTGCCGGTCGCCCGGCTGGAGGCGGCCCGCGCCGTCGTCGAGACCGACGGCTCCGACAGCCGCTGA
- a CDS encoding roadblock/LC7 domain-containing protein gives MDADALIDAELRLLRAGRPEVSGVVLAGTDGLLVASDLTEPAATHLAALAAASFGLGQRFALAVEQGEFREQVVRTTAGHVVVHPAGGHALLVLVVGAQADPGALREPARAAAGRVGEIVDAHRVGYAVPTPVVPRPLVTRTPMATVPRHLLRAAPAWRRPPV, from the coding sequence GTGGACGCTGACGCGTTGATCGACGCGGAGTTGCGGCTGCTGCGGGCCGGTCGGCCCGAGGTGTCCGGCGTCGTCCTGGCCGGCACGGACGGTCTGTTGGTCGCCAGCGACCTGACCGAGCCGGCGGCCACCCACCTCGCCGCGCTCGCCGCCGCGAGCTTCGGCCTCGGCCAGCGGTTCGCCCTCGCGGTGGAGCAGGGCGAGTTCCGCGAGCAGGTGGTCCGGACGACGGCCGGTCACGTGGTCGTGCACCCGGCCGGCGGGCACGCGCTGCTGGTCCTGGTCGTCGGCGCGCAGGCCGACCCCGGGGCGCTGCGCGAGCCGGCGCGGGCGGCGGCCGGGCGGGTCGGCGAGATCGTCGACGCGCACCGGGTCGGGTACGCCGTCCCCACGCCGGTCGTGCCCCGCCCGCTGGTCACCCGCACGCCGATGGCGACGGTTCCCCGGCACCTGCTGCGCGCCGCGCCGGCCTGGCGACGTCCACCGGTCTGA
- a CDS encoding deoxyguanosinetriphosphate triphosphohydrolase: protein MARPGDGDTRRWVAESPKDTGHGRGPYERDRARVLHSAAFRRLAAKTQVHTAGTDDFLRTRLTHSLEVAQIAREMGARLGCDPDVVDVAGLAHDLGHPPFGHNGEAALDALAAECGGFEGNAQTLRVLTRLEAKVLAPDGTSAGLNLTRASLDAVSKYPWPRRPGQVKFGVYPDDRAVFDWLRAGAPTGRRCLEAQVMDWADDVAYSVHDVEDGIHGGYVTLRPLRHDADEQAALCADVAAVYSGESAADLADVLAELLADPVLAPVVDHDGSHRAQVALKATTSMLTGRFVAAAVAATRERYGPGPHHRYAADLVVPRRTRAECALLKGIALRYVMRGPGAGARYARQRELLGGLVAALVARGGDALDPVFAPWWRAAPDDAARLRVVVDQVASLTDPAAVAWHRRLVT from the coding sequence GTGGCCCGCCCGGGCGACGGCGACACGCGGCGGTGGGTGGCCGAGTCGCCGAAGGACACCGGGCACGGTCGCGGCCCGTACGAGCGGGACCGGGCGCGGGTGCTGCACTCGGCGGCGTTCCGTCGGCTCGCCGCGAAGACCCAGGTGCACACCGCCGGCACCGACGACTTCCTGCGTACCCGGCTGACCCACTCGCTGGAGGTGGCGCAGATCGCCCGGGAGATGGGCGCCCGCCTGGGCTGTGATCCGGACGTGGTGGACGTCGCCGGGCTGGCCCACGACCTGGGGCACCCGCCGTTCGGGCACAACGGCGAGGCGGCCCTGGACGCGCTGGCCGCCGAGTGCGGCGGATTCGAGGGCAACGCGCAGACCCTGCGCGTGCTCACCCGGTTGGAGGCCAAGGTGCTCGCCCCGGACGGCACGTCGGCCGGGCTCAACCTGACCCGGGCGTCCCTCGACGCGGTCAGCAAGTATCCCTGGCCGCGCCGCCCCGGCCAGGTGAAGTTCGGCGTGTACCCGGACGACCGGGCGGTCTTCGACTGGCTGCGGGCCGGCGCGCCCACCGGTCGACGCTGCCTGGAGGCGCAGGTCATGGACTGGGCCGACGACGTGGCGTACTCGGTGCACGACGTGGAGGACGGCATCCACGGCGGGTACGTCACGCTCCGGCCGCTGCGGCACGACGCCGACGAGCAGGCGGCCCTCTGCGCGGACGTGGCGGCGGTCTACTCCGGGGAGTCCGCCGCGGACCTGGCCGACGTGCTGGCGGAGCTGCTCGCCGACCCGGTGCTCGCCCCGGTCGTCGACCACGACGGCAGCCATCGGGCGCAGGTGGCGCTGAAGGCGACGACCAGCATGCTGACCGGGCGGTTCGTGGCCGCGGCGGTGGCGGCGACCCGGGAGCGGTACGGCCCCGGGCCGCACCACAGGTACGCCGCCGACCTGGTCGTGCCCCGCCGCACGCGCGCCGAGTGCGCGCTGCTCAAGGGCATCGCTCTGCGGTACGTGATGCGCGGTCCCGGGGCGGGCGCCCGGTACGCCCGCCAGCGGGAGCTGCTGGGCGGGCTGGTGGCGGCGCTGGTGGCGCGGGGCGGGGACGCCCTGGACCCGGTGTTCGCGCCGTGGTGGCGGGCCGCCCCGGACGACGCCGCCCGGCTGCGGGTGGTGGTCGACCAGGTCGCGTCGCTGACCGACCCGGCCGCGGTGGCCTGGCACCGTCGACTGGTCACCTGA
- a CDS encoding siderophore-interacting protein encodes MSDRPKKVTTAHVVRADRLTRYVIRLVVGGDELVGLPLGEHTDHYVKLLFPRPGVSYPTPFDLAAIRRDLPAEQWPRLRAYTVRAWDPVAARMTIDIVHHGDEGVAGPWAAGLRPGDPVHFTGPGGAYAPSPEADWHLLVGDESALPAIAAALERLPAGVPARVFVEVDGPADEQPLPSPGAVDLVWLHRGDRPVGEALVDAVRALAFPSGVVHAFVHGEATFVRELRRLLRVERGVSREMLSISGYWRRGFDDEGWRSSKPDWNRQIEREETAAIH; translated from the coding sequence ATGAGCGACCGTCCGAAGAAGGTCACCACCGCCCACGTCGTCCGCGCCGACCGCCTCACCCGGTACGTGATCCGCCTGGTCGTGGGCGGTGACGAGCTGGTCGGCCTGCCGCTGGGCGAGCACACCGACCACTACGTGAAGCTGCTGTTCCCCCGGCCCGGGGTGTCGTATCCGACGCCGTTCGACCTCGCCGCGATCCGCCGGGACCTGCCCGCCGAGCAGTGGCCCCGGCTGCGGGCGTACACCGTGCGGGCCTGGGATCCGGTGGCGGCCCGGATGACCATCGACATCGTGCACCACGGCGACGAGGGGGTGGCCGGTCCGTGGGCGGCCGGGTTGCGGCCCGGCGACCCGGTCCACTTCACCGGCCCCGGCGGCGCGTACGCGCCGAGCCCGGAGGCCGACTGGCACCTGCTCGTCGGCGACGAGAGCGCCCTGCCGGCGATCGCGGCGGCGCTGGAGCGGCTGCCGGCCGGCGTGCCGGCCCGGGTCTTCGTGGAGGTCGACGGGCCGGCGGACGAGCAGCCGCTGCCCAGTCCCGGCGCGGTCGACCTGGTCTGGCTGCACCGGGGCGACCGGCCGGTCGGCGAGGCCCTGGTCGACGCGGTCCGCGCGCTGGCGTTCCCGTCGGGCGTGGTGCACGCCTTCGTGCACGGTGAGGCGACCTTCGTCCGGGAGCTGCGCAGGCTGCTGCGCGTCGAGCGGGGGGTGTCCCGGGAGATGCTGTCGATCTCCGGCTACTGGCGGCGTGGCTTCGACGACGAGGGCTGGCGGTCGAGCAAGCCGGACTGGAACCGTCAGATCGAGCGGGAGGAGACCGCCGCGATCCACTGA
- a CDS encoding BCCT family transporter, protein MVEEKSRPASRAADPLVLALGVGGVLAVVVWGVAGRDSLASFGTSGLAWVIDTFGWFFVVAADAFLVLAVVLAVSRFGRVRLGADDEEPEFSGLAWVAMMFSAGMGIGLVFFAVAEPIQHYATPPPASGVEPQTGAAGAAAMQYTLFHWTLHPWGIYAVVALALAYSTFRRGRDNRISAAFTPLLGRRADGVAGRVIDLLAVFATVFGSATSLGLGALQVAAGLDLVAGVPDTTTVELVVIGALTLAFVVSAFSGLHRGIKWLSTTNVLLAVGLLLFVFVLGPTIYTLEVLPAAVGDYLSDLVTMSTRTGAFSDPSWLGGWTIFYWAWWISWAPFVGVFIARISRGRTIRQFLIGVLLVPSGASAVWFAVLGGSALRAQATGARDLVADAAASSEQALFGLLDTLPLATVTSVLAMVLISIYFVTSADSASLVLGSLSSRGALRPYRPVVVLWGVLIGAVAAVLLLVGGLDALQQATIMVALPFVVVMLGLAVALLRDLARDPLVQPTRTRRPAGLATAVRAARSYEDEDPPSVTRHFWRRGS, encoded by the coding sequence ATGGTCGAGGAGAAGTCACGTCCCGCGAGCCGGGCCGCCGACCCCCTGGTGCTCGCGCTCGGCGTCGGCGGGGTGCTGGCCGTGGTCGTCTGGGGCGTGGCCGGCCGGGACTCCCTGGCCTCGTTCGGCACCTCCGGCCTGGCCTGGGTGATCGACACCTTCGGCTGGTTCTTCGTGGTGGCCGCGGACGCGTTCCTGGTGCTCGCCGTGGTGCTCGCGGTGTCCCGGTTCGGTCGGGTCCGGCTCGGCGCCGACGACGAGGAGCCGGAGTTCTCCGGCCTCGCCTGGGTGGCCATGATGTTCAGCGCCGGCATGGGCATCGGTCTGGTCTTCTTCGCCGTGGCCGAGCCGATCCAGCACTACGCCACGCCACCGCCGGCCAGCGGGGTCGAGCCGCAGACCGGCGCGGCCGGGGCGGCGGCCATGCAGTACACCCTCTTCCACTGGACCCTGCACCCGTGGGGCATCTACGCCGTGGTGGCGCTCGCGCTGGCGTACTCGACCTTCCGGCGGGGTCGGGACAACCGGATCTCGGCGGCCTTCACCCCGCTGCTCGGTCGGCGGGCCGACGGCGTGGCCGGTCGGGTGATCGACCTGCTGGCCGTCTTCGCCACCGTCTTCGGCTCGGCGACCAGCCTGGGTCTCGGCGCGCTCCAGGTCGCCGCCGGGCTGGACCTCGTCGCCGGGGTGCCGGACACCACCACCGTCGAGCTGGTGGTGATCGGAGCGTTGACGCTGGCCTTCGTCGTCTCCGCCTTCTCCGGCCTGCACCGGGGCATCAAGTGGCTCTCCACCACGAACGTGCTGCTGGCGGTCGGGCTGCTGCTGTTCGTCTTCGTGCTCGGCCCGACCATCTACACCCTGGAGGTCCTGCCCGCCGCCGTCGGCGACTACCTGAGCGACCTGGTCACCATGTCCACCCGGACCGGGGCGTTCTCCGACCCGTCCTGGCTCGGCGGCTGGACGATCTTCTACTGGGCCTGGTGGATCTCCTGGGCGCCGTTCGTCGGCGTCTTCATCGCCCGGATCTCCCGGGGTCGGACCATCCGGCAGTTCCTGATCGGGGTGCTGCTCGTGCCGAGCGGGGCCAGCGCGGTCTGGTTCGCGGTGCTCGGCGGCAGCGCGCTGCGCGCCCAGGCCACCGGCGCCCGGGACCTGGTGGCCGACGCGGCGGCCAGCAGCGAGCAGGCGCTGTTCGGGCTGCTCGACACGCTGCCGCTGGCCACCGTCACCAGCGTGCTGGCCATGGTGCTGATCTCGATCTACTTCGTGACCAGCGCCGACTCCGCCTCGCTGGTGCTCGGCTCGCTGAGCTCCCGGGGGGCGCTGCGGCCGTACCGGCCGGTGGTGGTCCTCTGGGGGGTGCTGATCGGCGCGGTCGCCGCGGTGCTGCTGCTGGTCGGCGGGCTCGACGCGTTGCAGCAGGCCACCATCATGGTGGCCCTGCCGTTCGTGGTGGTGATGCTCGGTCTCGCCGTGGCGCTGCTGCGCGACCTGGCCCGGGATCCGCTGGTCCAGCCGACCCGGACCCGCCGCCCGGCCGGCCTGGCCACGGCGGTGCGGGCCGCCCGGTCGTACGAGGACGAGGACCCGCCCTCGGTCACCCGGCACTTCTGGCGGCGCGGCTCCTGA
- a CDS encoding thioesterase domain-containing protein: protein MTETCAGSIYSTDFPAADTGQKFANLGTCVPGLRMRVVDDQDRELPPPARWASSSSPARWSPPATTATSRPPGPPSPPTAARRLGVTDLEIITVPTAPSVRALAARPTDDAAVQRPYDPVVTLQGSGDRTPLFCVHPGVGEVLVFVNLARYFVGDRPFHALRTRGFNAGETPFASMAEMVDTYLTAIRSRQPHGPYAVAGYSYGGAVAFEIAKRLEAEGERVDFVGSFNLPPHIKYRMNELDFVETATNLAFFLALIDKRQSLDLPDQLRGLPREEQLAHLVGIAPKERLAELDLDLAKFTAWAELADRLTDLGRRSRRRPRRPWRRPSTPSATSRGRAPGRRRRGDRPGRPPARIGLTTGDGLPDRPSPPSDTPTPRPGRLHVHRARRPVPAPRCRVRRHRALQGVQRAPGRRVGAAPGVVDQPVPPDRPARTGRRRRAGDRHRRRSGGRPGVATRTLARAPDPVSRTRAERGGERGAHVGAPARGWV, encoded by the coding sequence ATGACCGAGACCTGCGCCGGCAGCATCTACTCCACCGACTTCCCGGCCGCCGACACCGGCCAAAAGTTCGCCAACCTCGGCACCTGCGTGCCCGGCCTGCGGATGCGCGTGGTGGACGACCAGGACCGCGAGCTGCCCCCCCCGGCCAGGTGGGCGAGCTCCAGCTCACCGGCCCGATGGTCACCCCCGGCCACCACCGCGACGAGCCGGCCACCCGGGCCGCCTTCACCGCCGACGGCTGCCCGCCGGTTGGGCGTGACGGATCTGGAGATCATCACGGTGCCGACCGCGCCGAGCGTCCGCGCCCTGGCCGCGCGGCCCACCGACGACGCCGCCGTCCAACGGCCGTACGACCCGGTCGTCACGTTGCAGGGCAGCGGGGACAGGACGCCGCTGTTCTGCGTGCACCCCGGGGTCGGCGAGGTGCTGGTCTTCGTGAACCTCGCCAGGTACTTCGTCGGCGACCGGCCGTTCCACGCGCTGCGGACCCGGGGCTTCAACGCCGGCGAGACCCCGTTCGCCAGCATGGCCGAGATGGTCGACACGTACCTCACGGCCATCCGGTCCCGGCAACCGCACGGCCCGTACGCGGTCGCCGGCTACTCGTACGGCGGGGCGGTGGCCTTCGAGATCGCCAAACGGCTGGAGGCCGAGGGCGAGCGGGTCGACTTCGTCGGCAGCTTCAACCTGCCACCGCACATCAAGTACCGGATGAACGAGCTCGACTTCGTCGAGACCGCCACCAACCTGGCGTTCTTCCTCGCACTGATCGACAAGAGACAGTCCCTCGACCTGCCCGACCAGCTCCGTGGGCTACCCCGCGAGGAGCAGTTGGCCCACCTCGTCGGCATCGCGCCCAAGGAACGGCTGGCCGAGCTGGACCTCGACCTGGCCAAGTTCACCGCCTGGGCGGAGCTGGCCGACCGGCTCACCGACCTGGGCCGCCGTTCACGGCGCAGGCCGAGGCGTCCCTGGCGGCGGCCCTCGACGCCGTCCGCGACCTCGCGGGGTCGAGCGCCGGGCCGTCGGCGTCGCGGTGATCGTCCCGGCCGGCCCCCGGCCCGGATCGGCCTGACCACCGGCGACGGCCTACCGGACCGGCCGTCGCCCCCATCCGACACACCGACACCTCGCCCCGGGAGGCTCCATGTTCATCGCGCTCGTCGTCCTGTCCCTGCTCCTCGCTGTCGCGTTCGTCGTCATCGGGCTCTTCAAGGTGTTCAACGTGCCCCAGGCCGCCGAGTCGGCGCGGCACCTGGGGTTGTCGACCAACCTGTCCCGCCTGATCGGCCTGCTCGAACTGGCCGCCGCCGCCGGGCTGGTGATCGGCATCGGCGTCGGTCGGGTGGCCGCCCCGGCGTGGCCACCCGGACGCTCGCGCGGGCGCCCGACCCGGTCTCGCGGACCCGCGCCGAGCGGGGCGGTGAGCGGGGCGCCCACGTGGGCGCCCCGGCCCGCGGGTGGGTGTGA